In Lolium rigidum isolate FL_2022 chromosome 3, APGP_CSIRO_Lrig_0.1, whole genome shotgun sequence, the genomic window CTCGAAGGATGAGAGCAAAGCCCGCTACACGTCCCTAATGTCTTGCACATCGTCGTTGTCGTTAAAGTCCTCGAGTCGTCGAAATCCGCGTCCACCCAAGGGTTGACTGTGGGCATGGGATGCTTCGCCGCAGGGATTGTCGCACACGCCTCCGCTCCCTCCCCCACCAATTCCTCCCGGTCCTCCTTCAGCCTTGCCTGGGCCTGTGCCAGGTTCGTGTCGGTCACCACCCTCAGCGCTGCCGCCTACGCTAGGATCTCCAACGTTGCCTCGTGCGTCGTTGCCTCCGCCTCCTACCCCATCCCCACCCAGTATGGTCCATGTGTCGCCTCGTGCTCCTCTTACGGCGATGATAAACCCTAAGAGCAGGGAATCACTATAGCACAATTAGATAAGTATTTAATTGTTGAACCCGTCCCACGAGAAACTAAAGGTAAACTAAGCCTTATAACCCACTTATGTGACTCTTTGTGCAATGCAATAAACTAATGATGCAAGGTTCTTTTTTGCTTgaaactactactactactgctacTACAAAAAAGCGGTATACTAAAAGAACTAGATATTGATGCAAGAGAGCTTATGCAAGGTTGAGTGGGCCAAGGCAACTCAAGGAAGCAAATGTTCAGGCATATAGTTATTTCATTTATTTTGGTTGTCACAATTAATGAATCACATGCTTTATACCAGCTAGATGCATAAGTATTAAATAGCGTGAAGTATAAAGAACTCGATGTCTAAAACCCCCGCTAGATCACAATGGGTTAGTTAACAAAATATGTCTAGCATCAACACACCAAAGCATCacatttttttttataaatatagtttgttgtttcttctagagaggagccatgAATAAGTGCAGCCGCGAACACGAGCAAATGCACCCCTAGTGATTGGTCACTAGGCCGTTTTCAATcatacaagagagttattaagacataaagtccagcCACCGTTGTAAGGTTTAAGGTTTCTATCAGTTTATCCCACAATGATTGACACGTTATCAATGGTCATGCATCTAAAAGGTGGTACACAGTTTCTATCATCTCCGGCCATTGCTAACCTCTGAACACACGCAACGGTGACAACCTTGTCTATTTCGCCAATATATGGTACACTCATACATCAGTACATAAGACCATCATAGAATATAACAAACTTTTATGCAACCATAAACAAAATCTTTTACCATAGCCACGAACAAGTCACTAATCAAATGTAGAAATAGAGGTGTGATAGATCATAGGAAAACGATAGATTGCACTCAATATCATGTTTTCCAAGAGATCACAACGGGTAGATGGAGAGGTTGAAAACAATGTTGCTATAGTTGTTGATGATGACCACGCGTGAGAGGGGTCACTAGTACCGAACTGCTACTTAGAGACTGTTTTCGTCTATATTCCTCAGACGGTTCTGCTATCCGGCTCAAAGCCTTGGTCTCTACCAGCACGCCATCCAGAGACGGTTTCCATTCCGGCTCAAAAAATTCACCGTCACCAGGTTCTAAAATGTGGTCGTCTCTAATAAAGAGATGCCCTCAGCCAGTTGGAAATTATTGCCGTCTCTAATAAAGAGAAGCTATGAGCCAGTTGAGAATTCTGGCCgtctgatacatctcaaatgtatctactttttcaAGCACTTTGCTCAATGATTTGCTCTGGAACCTCACCATACTGCTGAATCTGATGTTGTCTTTAGCAAAGTCTCCTTTTTGTCAAGTTTTCGTAGGAAATAAAATCAGGAAAAAATAACAGGGAAGTTTTACATGAAAATGAAGGACCTGGAGCGTTGGATCACAAGAGGGGAACCACGAGGCCCAAAtgaggccaggtggcgcgcccaccttttTTGGGCGCGCCACCCAAGTCCGTTAGGCCCTCGGTCGCCGTCTCGCCTCCTCCCTTCGTGTGGagccttatataccctaaaaacctaccCCCTGAAAGGACACGATGTTTCGCGAAATAGAAGACCACGATCTTCATTTCGGGGgtcagattgatcctgctctccaccccAGAGAGAGGGATTTTGAGAGCTagcttcatcatcaccgccacggacatcatcaccaaccatcatggaatcactctccatcaccatgactGAGTAGTTCTCTATAAGATTAAGAGGTGGATGGGTTTtgcatgagattgatcatgtaatcctccatatgtatcgagatttgaggtgttcgtcttgaagatattcatgtatgagtgctggtacacctttgctatgtttaatgcttcTTACTAGGGCCtaagtgacatgatttcagtactaaacctatattgctttatcatatatatgagtttGATATTTATTTGCAAGGTGTATTACTTATTATTATGTTGACCCTACGAATTCCTAAGATGACAGATAGGAAAAAACAAGGGGAATATGTGATAGTTCAAGGattatgtgtgttcatgaatTTTAATGCTTTGTTTCGGTCTATTCGAAAGGGTAGACCTTAATTGCTTGTAGTTTCAAGTTGGCCCCGGTAAAACGGGCAagcaggacaaaagatgttatgcaaattaTCTTAGTTAGTACGCATAACTATATTTGGATCGCACACCTACACACAATTGAAGTAGAGATGAatgctatgttagttggattacattatatgatcTAAATCACCCATATATTACCCCATTGCTGcctcatgcctacgcttttagccACTGAAAGTTGCATACTACTACTTCCGGTGAAAACTGAAAATCTGCTGCTTTTATTTACTATTTGCTtttactgctttgaatcaactgctataaaatcatcacttgctttgtgagtttattgatatacaagtgtggttgagagtgatgtctcaattgctaaagtcttattggtattcttgtgcTCCNNNNNNNNNNNNNNNNNNNNNNNNNNNNNNNNNNNNNNNNNNNNNNNNNNNNNNNNNNNNNNNNNNNNNNNNNNNNNNNNNNNNNNNNNNNNNNNNNNNNGGCTGCACGGCTGGTAGGATAAAGGTCCCAGCCACCAAGATTTCTCATTGCGAGCCGTGCGGCTATAATTCAGACACATGCCTATATTAGTTGATTAGTGCTTGGACACCGTTTGTTTTAACTATACATGATGCCACTGCTATAGTTATTGCATGGTTCTCTCATCCGCTGGCGCCCGTTATCAAGGCTCCCGTGCCTACAatgtttaatcctattatttactATAAATCACTCTGCTGTctttacttgtgggtcatcatggcgtttgatgtaatcaaagtacctttccggtataagtgatttacatgatctcatggtcataaggactaggtaactatgtatcgaaagcttatagcaaataactcaatgaggtgatcttatgctatgcttaattgggtgtgtccattacatcattcatacaatgatataaccttgttattaataacatccaatgttcatgattatgaaactaatcatccattaatcaacaagctagtttaagaggcatactagggacttctttgttgtctacatatcacacatgtactaatgtttcggttaatacaattatagcatgatatataaacatttatcataaacacaaagatataaataataaccactttattattgcctctagggcatatctccttcatgtaGTAAACAACAAATTTCACTGAATCATACATGTCTCCTCACCTATACCAAATACACACTCGTCTAATAAAGGAGCACCAACCTcctaaataaataaaactatGAATGGCGACCTCCTAAATACATTTTTAATACCGGGCTAACTAAATAAATATGTTATATCGGCAAACTAAATCAGTACCTAATCCAACGATACAATATACACAGCTGCATGACCATACCAACTACTATGCATAAACACAAGCCTACTAACATTCATTTAGCGAGGGATTTTAGGGTTTACCATTGAAGTATGCGAAACATCTTTGTTAGCAGCCAAGTTTCAAAACCAGCTCCACAACAgaagcagcaacaacagcagcagcaccaccactaccaccaccaaAACTCTTCACGAACTAACCCATCTATAGATCGAGTGCTTCTACTGTATTTGGTGGTGAAATAGCAAGCAAACGAACAACGCATTGTTGTTAAATGGGAGAAAACGGCAGCAGGGTTGAGAAGAAAACGAGAGAGCTAAGAGGAAACGAGGAGATAGAAGAACGAAGCGAGGGCGTCCACCTGATTTAAAGTGGCTGAGCCACTAATCGGGGACTACTTCGGGATTGCATCGCCCGACCGCCATGTCGCTGGCCAGGCTGACAACACCCACACGCTTTTTGGGCCTGGCGATTCCCGATGCCGGCCACTCGGGGAACAGGAGCCCGACAGTTGCTCTCTGCCAGCCCCGCACGAAGACGTACTTGGAATCGCGGCCTATCGGGGCTCGTTGTCCCGATGTCTTCCCTCTCGGGAAACAACACCCCGCTGGTGTATTATTTGTGAAATTTGTATAAAACGAGTATTTTTttggaaataaataaaaaatgtattattaaaaaaaaagaTTCTCCAGGTCCTGAAGGCAGCTACACAGTACAGGGACCGAACAAAAGTAGACAAAGAACGGAGAGAGCAAATGTTGATTAAACTCTATTACTTGGGTACTTTGGCGTATCTGCCACAGCAACAAATGCAGAAAGTTTCGGTTTTCCATTCTACCGCAATCAGTGGTTGGTCAGCTAAGCCCTCGATCATTTCCGCTGGGAAAGATTCGCATTGTAAGGCTTCTGAATCTTTCCAGAGAAAACTAAAGTAGAAAACCAACTAATCTCCCACCACTTATGCACTGAACCGGCAGAAGCAGAGAACCATCGCCATGAAGTTTTCGGCTTGCTAGCTGCTAGTCTATTCTTCTAGCAAGGCGACGTCCATTGCAAAACGACGAGACATGGGATGTTGCTGCTCGCCGTAGTTTCCCATACTGAGCTGAAGGTGGTTTTCAAGCCTGCCCCGGTTTTCAATCTCCAAGTCAGCTCTCTCCGTGCCTTGTTTTTTCATCTCTTTTCTTTTCCTACTGCCGTTGACCTTGTAGCCCCTTGATAAGGTTCACTACGTTTTCCGTATACTACACAGGGCTGAAAAATCTGAAACCGGCGAATAAACAAGCAGACAGAACCGCGGATGAACAGAAACAGCTAGCAATGGTGCTGGAAAAAAATAAATCCTTCGTATTTGCCCACTTGCACTCCAAGCTAACCTTGATTGGTCGCCGGTTCCTCCAGCACCAGTATATATACAGGGCTCGCCTCGCCTTTATTCCTCACCAACGTCTAATCAACGTACTGCGACGTAGAAGCAGCAGCAAAGATTTTCCTTTGTGTTTGAGTTCTTGGAGCTAGCGACCAACAGCAATGGCGACCGCCGGGAAGGTGATCAAGTGCAGAGGTTCGTTTTTGAAATAGTAGCTAGTTTCATCAAATCTTTTTTCATGTGTGAAAAAGTCAAGAATTGTTGGCGGGTAACAGAGGTCTGAAGTATTTTGTTCTTGCAGCGGCGGTGGCATGGGAGGCCGGGAAGCCGCTCTCGatcgaggaggtggaggtggcgccgCCGCAGGCCATGGAAGTCAGAGTCAAGATCCTCTACACTGCTCTCTGCCACACTGATGTCTACTTCTGGGAAGCCAAGGTATCCACAATTGTGTCCCATAGTCTTGTCGTCTCCAATAGTCCAACTCTGACGCTAACTAACATGGTGATGTTCTGCTTTAATTTCTGCAGGGCCAAACTCCGGTTTTCCCTAGGATCTTAGGCCATGAAGCTGGAGGGTATGCATCACAATACTGTCCCGCTGtctcttatcttatttttatcacaGTTTGGTTGTTTGGTGGAATCTTGATTCTTGAATTATAGTTTATTCATGCGAGCTACTAAATATAGTCATCCCGAGTCCTGATTTGTCAGTCGATTAGATTGACGAAGTGTCCATATAATACTAACATGGGATAAGACAATATGAAGAATACTGTGACAACATCATGGATGACAGAAACTCACAGAAAGTGCTTTGACTTGTCTCCTAATTACTCAGTTATTTTTTTTCCGAAATAATATTAATTATTCAAAACATATCAATCATGTGACTGCATTATTTATTTCTGACATATTTTGACTTACTAATTTGCTAGATATTTGTTACTTGTACACAAAGGGACCCTTTTTTGCATTTCAATGAAAATTTTGCTGCTCTTCATAATTTAACTATTCTAATAACACCTTCCACAAATGATATCTTCCTCACAGCATTGTTGAGAGCGTCGGAGAGGGTGTGACCGAGCTGGTGCCAGGTGACCATGTCCTCCCAGTCTTCACTGGCGAATGCAAGGAGTGTGCCCACTGCAAGTCAGAGGAGAGCAACCTGTGTGATCTTCTCAGGATCAATGTGGATCGTGGTGTGATGATTGGGGACGGACAGTCCCGCTTCACCATCGATGGGAAACCGATCTTCCATTTTGTCGGGACCTCCACCTTCAGTGAGTACACCGTAATCCATGTAGGGTGTCTCGCGAAGATCAACCCAGAGGCGCCCCTTGACAAAGTTTGTGTTCTCAGCTGTGGTATCTCAACTGGTAAGACATGGCTACTAAAGCAACTGATTCCAAATGAATTACTAGTATGTTTAGGATGCCAGAATTAGTTGCTGAAATGTCATTTTTCAGGACTTGGTGCGACCCTAAATGTTGCGAAACCGAAGAAGGGTTCGACGGTAGCGATTTTTGGTCTTGGAGCTGTGGGCCTTGCTGTAAGCGACATTCTGTAATCCAGTATCTTCCACAACATATTAGTGCAGGTTGCTGAGAACTGTACCATAAAACCATGACTAACTGTTTTTTTACAATGATCAATCAGGCCATGGAAGGGGCCAAGATGGCTGGGGCATCAAGAATTATTGGTGTGGACTTGAACCCTGCAAAATATGAACAAGGTACAATATTTCTGACGGAAGCACCAGGACTACTTAATATATATAGCGCACCGAACCTAACAATAATTCCACCATTATTCAGCTAAGAAATTTGGATGCACCGAATTTGTGAACCCAAATGACCACACCAAGCCCGTGCAAGAGGTTTGTTCTTTTCCATCAGTAAACATTTCTCCCTTTTATCACGACTTAGACAagcttgtgcaaaaaaaaaaaaactcactgTCAAACGATGGTCTCTAGGTGCTCGTGGAGATGACCAATGGTGGAGTTGACAGTGCCGTCGAGTGTACTGGCAACATCAACGCCATGATTTCTGCCTTCGAATGCGTTAGTGATGTAATATACTTCTCAATGCACCTACATATGATATGTACTCCTATGACCATTGTGAGCAATGTCTATTCTTTGTTGAACTGAATCATGAAATCTGTCGGGTGCAGGGGTGGGGCGTGGCCGTGCTGGTGGGCGTCCCTCACAAGGATGATGTGTTCAAGACCCAGCCGATGAACTTTCTCAGCGAGAAGACACTGAAAGGCACCTTCTTCGGTAACTACAAGCCGCGCACCGATCTCCCCGAAGTCGTCGAGATGTACATGAGGAAGGAGCTGGACTTAGAGAAGTTCATCACGCACAGTGTGCCGTTCTCGCAGATCAACACGGCGTTTGACCTTATGCTCAAGGGAGAGGGACTGCGCTGCGTCATGAGGATGGAGGAGTAGACATCACCTCTTCTTGGCCATTTTCCTCGCTGCTTTTGGGATTTGGTGCTTGACAAACTTAAGTGATTTCTAAAAAAAAGACTTATATTGTTTAATAATGTATGTACTAGTCGTGAGATAAGCATGCGATGTTCATCTCTGTGATCGGTGATCGCAGAGAACGGAACAGCTCCGCTTTTTATGTTCAAGGTTTGGCCTTATTTTCAGTGTGTCGTGTGCTGCTTCCAGTCCGTGTGTAAATTACTACCATTGTGCACAATAATAATAACTCGCAGTTTCTGTGTTAATATTGTTGTCCTCCATTGCAAATTGGTTCTTCTGTTTTCCCTTCGTTTCTTTGTTTGCAGAAACCTATCTTTTTGTGTGTGATGAATATGTTTGAAGGCGGTTGCTTGCTGTTTGCACGTTCATAGCTTACAGTGCTCTGTTTTGTTAGACTAAATCAAAGCACAGATCTCTGTCGCTGGAGTGGGGTCAGCCGGAAAGGTCCGAGTCCTTGCAAAGTAGGAGGGAATTTGTAGCATTTCGGAGTCACTGCTTTATAGCAGTGTTTATTCACATAAGATCACCAAATAATGGCTtcttttcgataaagagcatatatttatATCGCGGAGATATCAATTAcacacagcctctgcaacaacatcatgctcTAATGGTATAAACGATGCACAcagcaaaaaaaaagaattacagaaaaaaagtcccgctacagagatcgaaaacttgaaacaacaacactgacaccaccaagacaagaACAAAAAATTAGCTTCTCCAcaagcgacgccttcaagaaggaaacagtgcataaACGCTgttgtcgcccgatcatagatcttacgtTTTCACCCCGAAGAAAGTCATCACtcccaaaacaatgtcttcaacaagaacattgtcaggcacaaccaattaaggccagccaTTGGATTTTCACCATGAAAGATAGAACTCTCAACTTTTCATGTGCAGTCGTCTCCACGTACAAGTCGTTGGTTgaagtcacgaagcaccaagccaattccacctcaccaccaagatccgaccaccattgctcttccaccgatctcggctttcATGATCTTCTctgccagcaccatggaaagaggacaagctccatgatattaacagtcataacttcgaagcgctccctctgaaaccaaacggccaaaTAAAAGACATGGTTGCACACGACCGAAAACACTCAAACcaacaatcttcaggcattgattGCACAATGAATTCCTCCAGCAGGGCCTttcggaacacgacaatccagccaGCCCAGTGGGAAGAAGCTTCCGACCGATCTTCACTTAGCGCGAGAGGAATCCGAGGACCACCACCATTATTCGCAAGGCTAGCACTCCCATCGCCGCCGATCAACTACCAAATAGATCGGAAGACATGGAGACGGCAGCTAGCGTAGCCCGTCGGTGTGGCAAGGACCAACACCATGACCACACCTGCCTAGGTCCACCCGGTTGAGATCTTGGCCAAAGACCTAGATCGGATCGAGGCGGCCTAGGGCACCACCGTGCGGGCGGGTTCCCGGCGGCGCACCATCCCCTCCTCGTCGCCACTCCGATGGAGGCGCTCAGGCCCCGGCCAAAGCCAGCTGCACCGCCAAAGGCCCTCCGCCGACACCCACCAACCCCCATGAGCCACGGCCGAGAGACTCCTCTCATGCCCACCGCCGTTTCGAACGGGTAGGCGCCGCCATCACCATCGGTGGCGGCAACATCGACCAGGAGCGATGCGAGGAAGGGGGACTTAGGGTTGGGTAGGCGGGGGGAGGGGGGCCTCCGGAGTCGCCCGGGAGGGAGGCGACTCCTAAGAGAGATGGTTGTTCTGAAAACGACTGGCTAAAACTGCACCAAAAATGGCTTCtgaagataaaaaaaaatcataGCATAATGATTTCTAGTATGTGATCCAATAGTACATCTGAACTCAACTCGGTAAcaatgaggagagaggagaggagggcccgtgggagaaaaaaaaagtaaaagttAAACTttattgatatagtagaagcggaacTTGGcatgacaattccgaaattcgtccctgacaggaatcgaactccggtcgttggggtgcgccactgcgaccccaaccactgggctaagcccacgtcgtcaaATATGTGTACTTATTAGTTATCTGTATTATGGGATGCCCGCTCCTTATCTTTCCAATATGCTTAGGTGATTTTCTACCGATGTGGTACGGACACATGGTACGGTTTGACCGTACCAATGTTTGTTAAAACTTATGTTTTCATGGACAGTCTTGTGTTATGATCACGTCTGACCGTACCACAAATCATTAAAATTTCTGGTTCCGCGGCGAAAATTGTTGCGTCGGCCCAATGTTTTGGTACTAGTGATCGTTAAATCGTCTATGACCATATATCAACTTGTTTTCTTCAACAACAAAAATTGTGAACTGTTCATGTTAGTTTGGGTACAAAAAATTGACAACATTTGCATCACTTATACAGTAGTAATTTTCAATGAATATTTCTAGGAAGATAATTACCTTATTCTTGTCATCTCCGTTGTTTGAACTTTGAACATATCTATTAACAAAAAGTAAAACTTGCTCTTTCATACTATTTCATGGGCTGCCTTCCTATTTATCatgaattttaatttttttaaacataTTATTTTAGTACGTGATGAAAGGGATATATAGAAAAATAAAGAGCAGACCATGGAACCAGAAGCGGCAGCGTAACCATTTTCCTCTACACTGCAAACACCTCTGCCCGTCCGTGCAACCGACGCTTACCATGATCCAGCCAGGTGCCACCACCGACCCTCCCTCCCTGCCCCCACCGACGAGGGAAAGAGCCAGACAAACCACGGCTTCCAGGTGTAGGAAGGAGCCTCGGTATCGGCGCCAGGTGGTTTGCTACGCAACAAGTACAGGGTGGCTTCAGGTAGAAGCTTATATATAGACCACGCACCCCACGCTCGGTTCCCCCACGGATTTCATCCACTAAGGCGAGGGAGCAATGGAGACCGCGGGGAAGGTGATCAAGTGCAAAGGTCTGCTCTGCTTCTTGCTCTTTCCTTTGAGTACTTCCCTCAAGATTTGATAAGGCCTCACTGAAAGTTGCTTGCTTGTGTCCTTTTCGCTTGCCGATTTTACCTATTATTGTAAGATCAAGGTTTATTTAAATAATTTCGGGGGGAAGCTATGGTGTGATCCCGAGACTGCATTCTGATGTCCTTTTCTTGGATCTGTGTGTGTTGCAGCCGCAGTGGCATGGGAGGCGGGGAAGCCGCTGTcgatggaggaggtggaggtggcgccgCCGCAGGCCATGGAGGTGCGCGTCAAGATCCTCTTCACCGCCCTCTGCCGCTCCGACGTCTACTTCTGGGAGGCCAAGGTATGCATGCCACGGGCATCCTAGTATCTGCTTCTGGTCAATAATTAATTATATCCCGCCTGGGTTTTGTGGTTGACTTGCGCCTCCGTGGCTTCCGATTCTTAGGGACAGACTCCCGTGTTCCCTCGGATCTTCGGTCATGAAGCTGGAGGGTATGTTCTTGCACTACTACTCCCGTTGATATATTATTACTGATTTGCTTCTGTATATGTTTATGAAACCCTGAACATGTGAAGGAGACATCAGGAAAAAAGTTTATATTCAGAAATA contains:
- the LOC124703571 gene encoding alcohol dehydrogenase 3-like, which produces MATAGKVIKCRAAVAWEAGKPLSIEEVEVAPPQAMEVRVKILYTALCHTDVYFWEAKGQTPVFPRILGHEAGGIVESVGEGVTELVPGDHVLPVFTGECKECAHCKSEESNLCDLLRINVDRGVMIGDGQSRFTIDGKPIFHFVGTSTFSEYTVIHVGCLAKINPEAPLDKVCVLSCGISTGLGATLNVAKPKKGSTVAIFGLGAVGLAAMEGAKMAGASRIIGVDLNPAKYEQAKKFGCTEFVNPNDHTKPVQEVLVEMTNGGVDSAVECTGNINAMISAFECVSDGWGVAVLVGVPHKDDVFKTQPMNFLSEKTLKGTFFGNYKPRTDLPEVVEMYMRKELDLEKFITHSVPFSQINTAFDLMLKGEGLRCVMRMEE